The Malus domestica chromosome 10, GDT2T_hap1 nucleotide sequence CTCTGAAAAGCCGAAAGATCGAAGGGAAAGGAAGCAAAATCCACcgaaacaaacataaaaaacaaagaTCTCAGAGAGCGAAAGCAAATCAGCGGGAGAGATCCGAAGGACAAGATCGCCACCTTTTTCTTAGAAGCGAAAGaaacttcaaacttttttctttgGGGTCACAGTAGTAATGGCTGGGTACAGAGCTGAGGACGACTACGACTACCTTTTCAAGGTGGTGCTGATCGGCGACTCCGGCGTTGGCAAGTCCAACTTGCTGTCGAGGTTCACCAGGAACGAGTTCAGCCTCGAGTCTAAGTCCACCATCGGCGTCGAGTTCGCCACCCGCAGCTTGGATGTCGACGGCAAAGTCATCAAGGCTCAGATTTGGGACACTGCCGGCCAAGAAAGGTTGGTTGGCTTTCTTGCTTCTCTTTTCTGTGATCTgggtttttcttattttctggAGTTTCTGTGTGGGATTGAAGCTTTTGGTTGATGATTATAAGATATGAAATGGGTCTGGGTTTCTTGGGGTTTTGGTGATGAAAAATTTACGCTTTTGTGCAATTTGGTTGGTGCCTGGATTTGGTGGTTTAATTGGGTTTGTTATAGTAGATCTGAAAATGCTTGAGTCTAGTCAAAGAATATATGCTCAGAATTTTCtgggtttctttttgttttcgtaGCAATCCAAGTTATAACAGATCAATCATTGACTCATTGTGCAAATGAAATTTCTGCATTAACATTGTATTGTTGTTGTGCATATTCTGCCTTTCTTCTGCAATTTATTTAACTTTTATATATGACTTATTAGatagaaatgaaatgaaatgtgCAGGCTGTGTTTATAGGTCTCTGTAATTTATGCTTTCCGGTTGGTGTGAAAAGGGTAATTGGAAATTCGTGGTTGCTTGTTGCTATGTGTAACGTCAATAATCCATCAGATAGAATGCTTAATTAGTTGATTGGCATTACTATTTGAAAAAAAGGTACTTAATCTCAGTGGGTTGCTGCTGATTGTACAGTGATGAAATTCTATTTGTTAGATATCATTACTTAGTGAAGCTTTGTTAATGGCCTGTTTCGGCTTGAAAATACGTGGTACTAGTCAAACCAACCTTATCAGTTTCAAAGTCAATACTTTCTGGAGATTCCAGGTACTGTGTTGGTAGATATTGGTGGAGATCGTTCATTAAATCCGCTTTCAAGTTTTCATCTGGGCCTTAAATTCAATATGGTGTCTCCCCCCTGAGTATTCTTACAGCTTATGGATGAGGCTACTGTCTTTTGTTAGAATAAGGGAAAATTGTTTAACCTTAGTAGGACATGATTGTTTTATCTGCGCTACTGTAGAATTATCAAGGAAATTGTATTTCTTATTGCTGATCCATGTACATActgagattgagaaattgaactGCTTTTTTCAAAGTGCGGAGTTTGAACTTTGACATGGTTTCAATAGAAATTGGTGAGTTAAATGTGACATTTAGGTAATGTAATTAAGTTAAGTTTTAATATTATGCTTTCTTGAATGATTTACCTATGATTGAGCATGAAATGCATGTGATTTACCTATGATTTAAAATGTGTCTTTATATTCTAATGACTTTCTATGAGCAAGATAGCAACTTTTTGCATTTGGAGAAGTAAAGCCTTTCTAATTTATTACCATTCAAACAAGTACTACCTTCGGAAATCCAAATTCACTATTGTCATCTGTGTTTCAACTTGATTCACATGCCTTTTCACTTTGAACAGGGTATTCTGCATAACTGTTTATTGTGCCACTGGCATGCTTTCTCTTCTATTAACAGTTCAGATTCAAATTTGTGCATATTTAATAATGGATAATAGTTTGAGCACCAAAGAAACAGCTGATGAGGATTATCTACTTCCCTTTATTGTTTTGGCGAAGTTGTATGGGTTGGGAGACATGTCGATTAGCCTGGAATTCAAATCCCATTTTGTTTTCTAGAATGAGAGGGGTGCGGTGTCTACCAAAACAAATCTTCTAAAGTATATGTTGAGTGCTTCATGTTATGTCAACATAGTTGTCCCTGGACTACCCTTCTCTtgtaaaaaacagtaaaaacgAAGCCATCCTCTTAGCAACACTGAGATTTTTGATTAACACCAAATAAAAGATTGATTGAACTATTTTCTTTGAATCCCATGTTAGATGTCGACACAGGAGTAAGGGTAGACTAAATAGTCCATCCTACCCTCCATATCCAACTTCAATTAAACTTTTTAAACCATGGAGGATGTGTGATAACAACTCTCCTCACTATGTTATTCGACATGCACAAATTTTCTTCTCAAACATATTGCAAAGCCACCATATGACTTCAGGTCCATATCTGACACTAAGATACGCCAAGCCACCCACCTCAACCCACCCTGTCAATAACAACATTTGTTGTCTGTGTACTGAGACTGAAGGTACCTTTGTGTATAGAAAAATGGTGAATTTTTGGCTCTATAATGATGGGTTATGTATGGTTATATCATAATCTTATCAAATACTCGATGTATAATTTGAGAGCATTTCTTTTTTGTGATGATATTGACACTTGATCTGGACCAACTACATGTACTGTAATGTGGAACTTCAACATGCTCtcttgatagtttatttataatTTGTTTCTTTCTAGTAATGCTGTACATGGGATTTTGAATATGCTATTGGTAGTTTGATGTCCTAATTGTGTTGGGGTTTCATATTGTTATTGTTATAATCACTACTAATTGTGTTAGTATTATATTGTTATTGTTGTAATAATTATTTAGTATTGTTAAATTGCTATAGTTTGGGACTTGATGTTAAAAGTTCTACTTTTAAATTCCTTTCACAATCAGGCATGTGTTTACCTTTTGTATTTGTAGGTACCGGGCAATAACAAGTGCTTACTATCGAGGGGCTGTGGGTGCACTGCTTGTGTATGATGTCACTCGGAATTCAACTTTTGAAAGTGTGGAAAGGTGGTTAAAGGAGTTAAGAGACCACACTGATCCCAACATTGTCGTCATGCTTGTTGGTAACAAATCAGATCTTCGTCATCTTGTGGCAGTCTCAACTGAGGACGGAAAATCCTTTGCCGAGAGGGAGTCTCTCTACTTCATGGAAACTTCTGCACTCGAAGCGACCAACGTGGATAACGCATTTTCTGAAGTCCTCACTCAGATCTTTCGAGTCGTGAGCAGGAAGGCCATGGAGTCTGGCAATGAAGGAGCTGCTTCAGCTGTTCCTCAAGGGGAGAAAATCGATGTTGGTAAAGATGTTTCAGCTGTGAAGAAAGGTGGGTGTTGCTCAACCTAGAGTCCGAATCTGCACCGGATGTAGCTGGTTTGTGTTTGCCACATCTGTTTTTCCCTATACCGGggttgtgtaaaaaaaaatcttggaaATTCTGCCGGCTTTAGGAGATAGGAAGGCGGGGTTCGGTGTTTACTTCcattgtcattatcattaattACCCTAAGGCAGATATGTTTAGCTGATCAAGAGGAGCTTGTTTAGTAACAAGATATTACATGTTCTTACTTTTCATAGGTGTTGAATGGGGGGTTTACTTTCACCCGAATTTTTTCGGTATTCCGAGGTTATTCTTGAgactaattaattgaaattgttTATTCAACTTCTCTCTCTAATCTGTCCTATATTCGCTTATGTTTCATGGCGGCTGTGCACAGTGATGAATGTACATTGGGACCAAGGTGGTCCAGAAGAGTTCAAAAATACACATGCTAAGGTCTTCTGAGGACCATTCAAAGTTTGGTATGAGTTTTTCTTGTGCCCACCAAGTGTTTTTGTAATATATGCTAGACATATTTCTGCCAGCATTCAGAAGGTTCCGCTGAGAGTAAATTATCTCGATAGCACTTAATAGATTGCTTTGGCATTTGCAGACATCtaatgaaatatatgcaacatAGTTCGGGTGACGACAACAAACCCACGGTGTTAGACAAAATGCCTCAGTGAGtaaacaaattttattttttttgcgcGCTTCACGCTCTGTTTCTACTAAAAAATTAGATCTTTAAACACTGAAACCAATTTTCGAATCTAAATTCCCCACTGACTGGCTGTAGTTCCCTCTCGAGACAGGCTGTAGTGCAGGTCGATTCCTAGAAAACAAAACAGTTGGTGAAGGTGGTGCATCATGCATGCAAACAATAAGGCATGTCGTTTTGGAATATCCTTCTTGCCAAATTTAAAAAGTTTAGTTTGGACGTCCTTTTTCAACGATCTGATCTGTCCGTAATCATTGGGGAAAGGATATCATTGCCAATATGAATTAAACAATTTCAAACACTTTCCTTGTCCACAGGCAACGCCGGAGTTCCAGTAACCTAGGCTGCTATCCACAAATTAGCCTACGACAACAGCACAAATTGCACAACATGTTCTATTATTCATTGAGGAAAGCTAAGGAAACTGCAAGCCGTTAGATCCGTGTGGACCCCGCAGTGAAAGCGCGAGAAGATGATACAATACCGAGTGTCTTAAGCCAATCACGCATTATTACGTGAGATGGTTAAAACACATGTAATGAGTGATTTGAAATCTTCGATATAGATAAGTTTTTCTGACTTGCATGTGCAGTTGTCTCTTAAGCAACTCGTATCTACTATGGTACTGCTATATTTGATCACACATGCAAATCAAAATGAATGTGATTCATACAGAGTTATCCTTCTAGACTTTAGGCAGCAAGCAATGACCGATTCAGAATTTCGGGTTCGGAGAGGCCTctcaaaaatgtaaaaaaacaaTGCAACAATGCTGCAAACACGCTCACGAATATCTCTAAGCCATCATCTCATCTATCGTTTGGTCATCATCTCAGCTAGTACTTAATTTGCTACTTTAGATTTTTGGTCCGATTTTGATGTTTGTTTGCTTGGTGACGATGATGTTGAATTTTACGAATATGGGAATAGTCAAAACCTTCTTTGTCATCACATATTCACAATTATTGGAAATCAGAGGGATAACTCTAGTTTTTTCTATGTGAAAAAATGTCAAGTAAGCCCGGGACCATTATGGTCCCTTCATGGCTCTGCCCCTGACAACAGGAAAGTTATGGTCACTTATCGTTCAATCTTAATTCAACGGTAAGTGGTcatttaattttcttgcgtactttcTCCTTACTAATGGATTAAAAGAAAACGGTGGTGGCCATGATTTTCTTAAACCCTTGTAAGTCTAAGAAAATGAAACTCGTGATTCATATGTGATCGACACAGTTTATCATCATAATATTTTAGACCGTACCATAAAAAATATTTCTAACTTTACCGCTGCTACAAGTGTGACATATTTAAACTTCGATTCCAGCAATACCAGCGGAAGGTATTAAGCATGTTATATACAGAGACAAAACATGCAGGCTTTGCAGGTTATTAGGGTTTTAATAAAATGGTGAATCTTCGTGGCTAAGCTGTCATTTGCCTTAATTtgtgcatctctctctctctctctctctctctctctctctctctctctctctctctctgtgcaatGCCTTAACGGATAAGGAAGACGTAGATCCGGTCCAACTTATCCCAAGGATGGTTTCATTTCATGACATGGGCAATGACTCTGCAATAATTTATATGACGTACTAAGCCATGGCTTGGTACTGaagtgattctgaaaaaagctggtataaaaaaaagctaacagcttttttgtgtttggtaaacattcagcttcagctttttttcacagttttgggtgaaaaaaagccaaaaacaggAAGCTGCAAAACCTAGTTTTGAAAAACcggttttttttcacatctgttttgcataaaagtttactacacactataatactgcttttttttttcttttcaaaagcacatttacaaaaaatttaccaaacactctgctgctttatttcacagctgcttattcttacagcacaacagaagcagttttttttcaaagtacaacaataccaaaccagccgaTGTGCTGGTGTTGTAAATCAAATAGCAAAAACAAAAGCCAATTGCAAAGATGAGTGTTTTTTTAAACaatcatattaattttttaaattcgaCGAGACTAAGTAGGGTTTAAAATAATTAGGGTTATTCGtcccaaaaaaaaatggatAGGGTTTGAACTATACTGGTCCCCTTCTCTAGTCTTCATTAACaactattttatatatatatatatatatatatatatatatatatattaacactCTGCATTTAGGGTTTATAATAAACTGAGGTAAGCTGGTGAAGTTTAAATTATCTGGATTTAGAGTGTGACATGCAAGATATTTTAGTTGTGTTTCTTTTTCATAGGCTTAGGCTACCAAGTGATTGGTAACGAAGTCAAGATCCAGCTATACCATCATCAACTAAAAGTCAAtggttttgggtttctttaACTTTGGAAATGATGTGCCGAGAAAGACATTTTCATTCGACGTCTAATCGAAAGATGAGAATCTTAGTTTCTGAGTTCCTCACTTCTATGATTCGAGTTGTGTTCTTCCCAGCCCAACTCGTTGGTCGCCCATCTAACAGATGCTAAGATTGGTTTGATCgaattattttatgtttttaaattaatcATATATATTGGAGGAAATCAATATTTAGCCAATTATTACGGCTACGTGTTATCTCTTTCATCCCACTAATTATTTAACAAGAAAGATAAACACATTACTGTATAATATATAGATGATGATTCTAAGACAAAAAATTATCCTAGTATCATGTCAATATATTACTATATATCattcaaaaaatgaaagaaatgtTTAAGAAAATGCAGTGTGATTGCTTCCGGGAAAAAAAAGGTGAGAAAATATAATGTGCAAGATAAGATCGATGGAAATCAAAGAGCATAAAGAGGAAGCAAATGGCCATGTGATAATCAATGGTTGCTggattattttatttgtcataGTTTAGTTTAAAAAGAATAGAGCTGCCAACTATCCTAGTAGTTCTCTAATAATATAATTAACCTAGCCAACTCCAAGGGCTGGCTAACAGTCCGACTTTTGAATTGAGCCAAGTTTGATTTGGTTCAAGCTACATAGAAAGAATAAAGGGTTAATTACAAAAAAACTACCCAACTTTTTGAGGTGATtccaaattaattaatcttgatctTTTAAAACACTACAAATAACTATATAGCATTTTAAAAATTAGACATTGGTAGGTTAAGGGGGACTTTACCAACATTAATGATGATGCTACTAGAACTAAACGATGAAGTGGACAAATACTAAAGCTAGTGTTCACCAATCAACGTTTTCAAAGTTCTAATCCTCCAAATTGAACCATATTAGTCAAGTTAAACCATAAATTACATGTCAATTTGGAGATTCAAATCTCCATAGATGACTTGAGAGTTAAAACCCGCTTAATATTTGTTCACGTCATCACTAAACGCTAGTGAACCCAACAGATGTCCATTTTTCAAAACTTTAGGTGGTTAATTGGAatgttttaaaatgttagaACCAATTTGGAATCACCCTTAAAGATTGGGTAAATATTTAGATGACTTAACTCAAGAATAAGTAAAGAAATTATATTCAAGTGGAAGGTAGAAGATATATTACTCGTGAAAAAACTAGTTAGCTTCAATCCCCACACAATGACATTAACACCTTATTAATTTCTTCAGTTCTACTAATTGAATCCTTGACACCAAACGAGACTCTCGTGAAAAATTATGAagatataatttattttttgttcctaATCACTTTGTCTAAGTTTTCTATATTTTAAGAAATTATGTCACAAATGTGTGATTTATAaatactagccttcatgcacgcgcTCACGCGTGTACATAAGACATTTTTTTAATCATGGCGTTCTACACGCGACTTGTaggttttaaatatatttatatgcgtaaattgacaaatggaaagtcaaatatttgaagtaaatgaataatcttagatcatgctagaagaaacctcttataaaccaattaaagcagctgaatccacataataaaataggtctctattgaatttatattaagaatagagaaaatactatttaataaacaactggttgaatcacattattgataactcattgtgaggctaagttcaTCCCTCtttgtgtagataatattgtttgttaaaaaaaaaagcaatcatttgacaactaatttaatcacattattatccacgtgcgaaagacttttttataatcggcattacacgcctctttttcagatgttttgaacgtgtttaaaaatagagaaaataatatttaatgaaaaactgattgaatcacattattgttagcctattgtgaggtactaattattttaaaaagaaattgtacaaaagaaattaattattaaaaaacacttttaaaatgatgaaaatacccctccacatttgatgcattattttggattgcttttgatgttttttgtttgaggagtatttttgtccaattatttttggtgaagtttataacaccaaaaaaatactattcattgGGCCATCAACTTTATATGTAAAGATAAAATTAGCAATAATTGACTTGTGAGCCCCACTTATGAATATTCTATTCTATGCAAAAGTTGGAAACGGACGGCCAAAATATGCTAATTACACCAACATCATGACAGATCCAGATTAAAAATTGTGTTTATTCATTCACTAAGCTAAAATTAAGGCAAGGAAATATAATAAACTTTTTAttactaaaaaagaaaaactaaaatcaTAAAAATGTTAAATAAATTCGGTATCTTATGCGCGCACGATACTCGTTTGAACGTAGAGattttttaaagtgttagaatACGATCTGATTTATTAAGTGTTATAATATCAATGATTGAatatttcaaaaaaatttcaaccagttatattataacacttgaTTTGAAAACCGTTTTCTtagcacactgaaaaatttctttCTTGACACAGACCTCATGTATTTACGGGGAGAGAGGTTGTGtgtaaaaaaacaataaaaattggAGGGTATTATAGGGAAGgaaggacacgtgtcaacagaTCTGAGCTTGTGGTCCCACGCCGCGGTGTCGAAACACGAGCGAATACTCCGGCAGCTCGCCGAGATCGGCGAATAGAGACTCGTCCTCTTCTCCCATCGGGAACACCATTGCCGCCATGTCCCCGGAATCGGAGCCGCCGCTCTCGGCGAAGAGAGGGCTCTCGAGCACCGTCGACGACGTCGTCTCCATGTCGGCGAACCAGACGTACTCGTCGTTTACGAGAAGCGACTCGTTGTTTAGATCCGCGAACCTCGGGTCTTGGTCTTGGTCTTGGTGGTCGGGTTGCTGGGCCTCCGGGGTGGGGCAGGGTTTGGTTCCGGCAGCGGGATTTGAAATGTTGCGGTTGTTGTTGTGGTTGCGAGAGGCGGGCCAAGGGTGGTTGTGTTCGGCGGAGTAGGTGATGACCAGCATGGTGGGGTCCACGCGGCTTCTTTCAACTTGTTTCCTCGCCGGGCATCCCTTTGAGCTACTGCACCTGTAATATCCTCTGCCCAATTTGGTAAATTAACCAAATCCCAACAAAAAAGACACATAATTAGTCACGGATCACCAGGTCTGTAAAAACCTGCCAAATTCTGCGATATTCTAAACTGCTCTGATATACGTACATTACAAGTGATTCTAATTTTGTGTACGGAGCCGGACACATGTGGTTAGGAAATGATTATTAGTATAGAAAGTGAAATTCACACTTAGATGTAAGAGGGCGAACACAGTCTCTCGGCCAAACTTGCTTAACTTAAATATGTAATTAAGAAGTTGATTGATTACTAGTAGAATTACCTGGGATAAGGGGAGCCCTTGATGGGTTTCTGGCCGTACTTTCTCCAAGCCCAAGAATCTGACGGCGGCGGAGTGTTGCTGTTCTCGTTTTTTATGGGTACCGACACCACTCGTTTCTGTATAGCTCGCCGAGCACTGTAACAATTGAATTCATGTAAATTAACGTGAGCTTAAAAATCCCATTACAAACATTGGTTTGGTGCATGGAATTGAATTGAAATCGGGTTTATCTTGTGAATTGAGAACAAGAGTAAATTACAAACCTTTTTTTGGGGGAGGAGGTGGAAGTGGTGATCTTGGAGTAGTCGCTGAAATTGGTGGACGGCGGGGGAGTGTCTGAGCTGTTTTCCGGCGTGGAGGAGGTGGTGTTGTCATTCTCCTCCTGGTCGCTCATAATCTGTTTGCTGTTGCTGCTGAAGAATGTGGGGTCCATTTTTGGAACTTTTGGAGCTCTGAATTTGATGATGATGCTTGCAGAGAAACAGAAAGCGGCTGCTCAGAGCAGAGatggaggggagagagagagagagagaggttagaGCGAGAGGGAGATGGAAGTTTGTGGTTTGATGAGGGGGGtttagaagaagaaacaaatggagGGAGGTGTAAGAGTAAAGGTGGGGTCTTGAAAAATTGGCCGTCACATTGACAAATGGGCGTTTGGATTataattaaatgtttatgttgaattAAGGACGTGCAaccaaatgtttgttttttaatttaaaccCCCCAATAATTGGATTTATGAATTATTATCCATCTccattttctcctttctttttcttaccCAAACTAATCACATTGCAAAACGAAAGAgacctttctcttttttttccaatttccaaCCAAATCTTTGGGGACAGTTGAATGAGTTCTACCAATTTAAAGGAATTTCTGTTTGTTTCCTTTTTAAAGGTTGCGTACGTCTTTTGATCTAAATTTTTTACAATCCAAAAGATATTTACGTATATACGTTTAACAGTTAGTCAGAACAAACACAATATACTATGGTATTACAATTGGACTAGCCGCAACTAGGTATTCACAGGATGGTTTTTAATGATCTTGAGTACTCATGCTAAAGTTTGGAGCTCAGTTAATGCTTGGTATTTAGGTACATTGTTATATATGTTTGTCTATTGTTTTGTGAGTTTGCCAACACCCACTCCGTTGTGATTGGgtgtatttttgctcaccatcttCACGTGGTTGTAATATTCACCACCATATTTATTATTgttggatgagtttaaattttgagatttgtatcTATCCACTACAcatatctcaaaatttaaactcaagaGACCAAAAAACACTTTTTCGTTTTCTCCCCTTCTTCGGCCCACACTGCCTTCCTTAATAAGCCCTCAAGCCTCCTTTGAGCTGCCTAATTAAAATGAGGAATTAGTAAAATATGCCATAAA carries:
- the LOC103446301 gene encoding ras-related protein RIC2 yields the protein MAGYRAEDDYDYLFKVVLIGDSGVGKSNLLSRFTRNEFSLESKSTIGVEFATRSLDVDGKVIKAQIWDTAGQERYRAITSAYYRGAVGALLVYDVTRNSTFESVERWLKELRDHTDPNIVVMLVGNKSDLRHLVAVSTEDGKSFAERESLYFMETSALEATNVDNAFSEVLTQIFRVVSRKAMESGNEGAASAVPQGEKIDVGKDVSAVKKGGCCST
- the WRKY15 gene encoding probable WRKY transcription factor 65 (The RefSeq protein has 4 substitutions compared to this genomic sequence), with product MDPTFFSSNSKQIMSDQEENDNTTSSTPENSSDSPPPSTNFSDYSKITTSTSSPKKSARRAIQKRVVSVPIKNENSNTPPPSDSWAWRKYGQKPIKGSPYPRGYYRCSSSKGCPARKQVERSRVDPTMLVITYSAEHNHPWPASRNHNNNRNISNPAAGTKPCPTPEAQQPDQQDQDQDPRFADLNHESLLVNDEYVWFADMETTSSTVLESPIFAESGGSDSGDMAAMVFPMGEEDESLFADLGELPEYSLVFRHRGVGPQAQIC